In a single window of the Methanofollis ethanolicus genome:
- a CDS encoding type 1 glutamine amidotransferase domain-containing protein, which translates to MSRIAVLITDMFENSEYTKPVQAFDEAGHEVVRLGLKAGATVTGKREGTQVQVDGAVRNATPDDFDALLIPGGFSPDILRGDAHAVEFVRSFVESGKPVFAICHGPQLLISAQVLEGRRVTGWRSIVQDLRNAGADYVDAEVVVDGNLVTSRQPADIPAFVRESLKKVK; encoded by the coding sequence ATGAGCCGTATTGCCGTCCTGATCACGGACATGTTCGAAAACTCTGAGTACACAAAGCCTGTCCAGGCGTTCGACGAGGCAGGCCACGAGGTCGTTCGACTCGGGCTGAAGGCCGGGGCCACGGTCACCGGGAAGAGAGAAGGGACACAGGTGCAGGTCGACGGGGCCGTCAGGAACGCGACGCCCGACGACTTCGACGCCCTCCTCATCCCCGGTGGCTTCTCCCCCGACATCCTGAGGGGCGACGCTCATGCCGTGGAGTTCGTGCGGTCTTTCGTGGAGAGCGGAAAGCCGGTCTTTGCCATCTGCCACGGGCCGCAACTCCTGATCTCGGCGCAGGTGCTCGAAGGCAGGCGGGTCACCGGCTGGAGGTCGATCGTGCAGGACCTGCGGAACGCGGGGGCCGACTATGTCGACGCCGAGGTCGTCGTGGACGGAAACCTCGTCACCAGCAGGCAACCGGCCGACATCCCGGCATTTGTCAGGGAGTCGCTGAAAAAAGTGAAATGA
- the fdhD gene encoding formate dehydrogenase accessory sulfurtransferase FdhD: MFRKIPCIRFDGEGFETIAHDVVEELPVALFVNGRHAMTAMMSPGNFEDFVVGYLFTEEIIKGPGEIESIKVEKNRVSVLTTNPFKSIGTKKTILSGCGGSVSYIDTEKLPTVCSDLTVTPAEVLGAVQSVLTSEIHTATGGVHIVALLDREKVIAVAEDIGRHNALDRVIGYGLRNGVDFSLTYVVSSGRISSEMVRKCLVANIPLIVSRGATTSLAVETAEKTGLTVVGFARGGKLNIYSHPGRVEGADQKTE; encoded by the coding sequence ATGTTCAGAAAAATACCCTGCATCCGTTTTGACGGCGAAGGATTCGAGACGATCGCTCACGACGTCGTGGAAGAACTTCCTGTGGCCCTCTTCGTCAACGGGAGGCATGCGATGACTGCGATGATGAGCCCGGGCAACTTCGAGGATTTTGTCGTCGGCTATCTCTTCACCGAAGAGATCATAAAGGGGCCCGGGGAGATCGAGTCGATCAAGGTCGAGAAGAACCGGGTGAGCGTCCTGACGACGAACCCGTTCAAGTCCATCGGGACAAAGAAGACGATCCTTTCGGGCTGCGGGGGGAGCGTCTCGTATATCGACACGGAGAAACTCCCGACGGTCTGCTCCGACCTGACGGTCACGCCCGCCGAGGTCCTCGGCGCCGTGCAGTCGGTCCTCACCTCGGAGATCCACACGGCGACCGGCGGCGTCCACATCGTCGCCCTGCTCGACCGCGAGAAGGTGATCGCGGTCGCGGAGGATATCGGCAGGCACAATGCCCTCGACCGGGTGATCGGCTACGGCCTCCGGAACGGCGTCGACTTCTCCCTGACCTATGTCGTCTCGTCGGGCCGCATCTCCTCGGAGATGGTCCGCAAGTGTCTTGTCGCGAACATCCCCCTGATCGTCTCCCGCGGTGCGACGACCTCCCTTGCCGTGGAGACGGCGGAGAAGACCGGGCTCACGGTGGTGGGGTTCGCGCGGGGGGGAAAGTTGAACATCTACAGCCATCCTGGTCGGGTTGAGGGTGCGGATCAAAAAACAGAATGA
- a CDS encoding aminotransferase class V-fold PLP-dependent enzyme: MSTKEMYMGREPPVKKVLFWCDRCNVPLIGQKCGCGAEGKKISLLQPYEVRPALKGDMDLITRLVHEQFGTVPLPRIMLLNKTGGVDRADLVIAHGGRFGWLTFDPVNRRFTFDIAPEALPYILDHASKGIVDLDSVAAPGEVRGRIGGKKFTLTVNVPEGTVIVKYRNRYGTGTVKEGQIRVKEVVTVETRRPANPDWNVAIRKNQTQLKNLEQEAIRTIRRHMNDRPTANISFSGGKDSTAALHLARKAGIETAFFIDTGIEIQETLDFVASRPGVEIIEKGGDFWQAVEKTGPPGKDNRWCCKLLKLQPLKLYLAGVGPCVTVQGNRWYESWNRASLEETSQNPANPLQLNVSPIRAWRALEVFLYLWWQKVEINPLYDMGLERIGCFLCPSMLESEYELLRETHPDMVARWDAFLEKWAERKGLPDEYCRWGLWRWRALPPKMREVCRDRGIAFNDDYSVRATQERVVRPVEVVRGEAAPGPAIEEAGFPVERIRRDFPILGDLVYLDNAATSFSPEAVVEAMVEFEHRYRANVGRGVHRLTQIASQRYWHAHEKVAAFIGGKDGVTVFTKNTTEAVNMVAQGLSWKPGDRVVTTILEHHSNLLPWTHLKEQGVEVVVIPVRPDFSLDLDAFREAVEAAPPRLVAVTHASNVLGTVTPVEEIARICHEHGSLLLVDGAQSVPHMPVDVARIGCDVFCFSGHKMLGPTGTGVLWMKEPILEPTMLGGGMVEAVTADGFTPAEGYQQYEAGTPNIGGGIGLGAAVGYLEKIGMEEVRQYEEELTSRLIDGLKGIEGVHVYAAEDPAARIGVVSFTIDGLHPHEVAQRLDEGAEIMVRSGHHCCMPLMEHLGLPEGTVRASLALYTTRQEVDLLVASVAEICRGL, encoded by the coding sequence ATGAGTACCAAAGAAATGTATATGGGGCGCGAACCGCCGGTAAAAAAGGTCCTCTTCTGGTGCGACCGCTGCAATGTCCCCCTGATCGGACAGAAGTGCGGGTGCGGGGCCGAAGGGAAAAAAATCTCTCTCCTCCAGCCCTATGAGGTGCGCCCCGCGCTGAAAGGGGACATGGACCTCATCACCAGACTCGTGCACGAACAGTTCGGCACCGTCCCCCTTCCCCGGATCATGCTCCTGAACAAGACCGGCGGGGTCGACCGCGCCGACCTCGTCATCGCGCATGGCGGGCGCTTCGGCTGGCTCACCTTCGACCCCGTGAACCGGCGGTTCACTTTCGACATCGCCCCCGAGGCACTCCCGTACATCCTCGACCATGCAAGCAAAGGGATCGTCGACCTCGATAGCGTCGCGGCTCCCGGCGAAGTCAGGGGACGGATCGGCGGCAAGAAGTTCACCCTCACCGTCAATGTCCCCGAAGGGACGGTGATCGTGAAGTACAGGAACAGGTACGGCACCGGCACCGTGAAGGAGGGGCAGATCAGGGTGAAGGAAGTCGTGACGGTGGAGACACGCAGGCCTGCAAACCCGGACTGGAACGTCGCGATCAGGAAGAACCAGACCCAGCTCAAGAACCTCGAACAGGAAGCCATTCGCACCATCCGCAGGCACATGAACGACCGCCCGACGGCGAACATCTCGTTCTCCGGCGGCAAGGACAGCACCGCGGCCCTCCACCTCGCACGCAAGGCAGGGATCGAGACGGCGTTCTTCATCGACACCGGCATCGAGATCCAGGAGACCCTCGACTTTGTCGCCTCCCGACCCGGCGTCGAGATCATCGAGAAGGGCGGCGACTTCTGGCAGGCGGTGGAAAAGACCGGGCCGCCCGGCAAGGACAACCGCTGGTGCTGCAAACTCCTGAAACTCCAGCCTCTCAAACTCTACCTCGCCGGGGTCGGCCCCTGCGTCACCGTGCAGGGCAACCGCTGGTACGAGTCCTGGAACCGTGCGAGCCTTGAAGAAACGAGCCAGAACCCTGCAAACCCGCTGCAGTTGAACGTCTCCCCGATCCGGGCCTGGCGGGCGCTCGAAGTCTTCCTCTACCTCTGGTGGCAGAAGGTGGAGATCAACCCCCTCTATGATATGGGGCTCGAACGCATCGGGTGCTTCCTCTGCCCGTCGATGCTGGAGAGCGAATACGAGTTGCTGAGGGAGACGCACCCGGACATGGTTGCGCGCTGGGACGCCTTCCTCGAAAAATGGGCCGAAAGAAAGGGGCTTCCCGACGAATACTGCCGGTGGGGCCTCTGGCGGTGGCGCGCCCTGCCCCCGAAGATGCGGGAGGTCTGCAGGGACAGGGGGATCGCCTTCAACGACGACTACAGTGTGCGTGCAACACAAGAGAGGGTCGTGCGGCCTGTCGAAGTCGTCCGGGGAGAAGCAGCGCCCGGCCCCGCGATCGAAGAGGCGGGATTCCCGGTAGAGAGGATCCGCCGGGACTTCCCGATCCTGGGGGACCTCGTGTACCTCGACAACGCGGCGACCAGTTTCTCGCCCGAGGCAGTGGTCGAGGCGATGGTCGAGTTCGAGCACAGGTACCGCGCCAATGTCGGCCGGGGCGTGCACCGTCTCACCCAGATCGCATCGCAGCGTTACTGGCACGCCCATGAGAAGGTGGCCGCCTTCATCGGCGGGAAGGACGGCGTCACGGTCTTCACGAAGAACACCACCGAGGCGGTCAACATGGTGGCGCAGGGCCTCTCATGGAAGCCCGGCGACCGCGTCGTCACGACTATCCTGGAGCACCACTCCAACCTCCTGCCCTGGACGCACCTGAAGGAGCAGGGCGTCGAGGTCGTGGTCATACCGGTCAGGCCCGACTTCTCCCTCGACCTCGACGCCTTCAGGGAGGCGGTCGAGGCCGCGCCTCCGCGCCTGGTCGCCGTCACCCATGCCTCGAATGTCCTCGGCACGGTCACGCCGGTGGAGGAGATCGCCCGGATCTGCCATGAGCACGGCTCGCTCCTCCTGGTGGACGGGGCGCAGAGTGTCCCGCACATGCCGGTCGACGTCGCCCGTATCGGCTGCGACGTCTTCTGCTTCTCCGGCCACAAGATGCTCGGGCCGACCGGGACCGGCGTCCTGTGGATGAAGGAACCTATCCTCGAACCGACGATGCTCGGCGGCGGCATGGTCGAGGCGGTCACCGCCGACGGCTTCACCCCGGCGGAAGGCTACCAGCAGTACGAGGCCGGGACGCCGAATATCGGCGGCGGCATCGGGCTCGGTGCGGCGGTCGGGTACCTGGAAAAGATCGGGATGGAGGAGGTCAGGCAATACGAGGAGGAACTCACCTCCCGCCTCATCGACGGGCTGAAGGGCATCGAAGGGGTGCACGTCTACGCGGCCGAAGACCCGGCGGCCCGCATCGGGGTGGTCTCCTTCACCATCGACGGCCTGCACCCGCACGAGGTCGCGCAGCGCCTCGACGAGGGCGCGGAGATCATGGTGCGGTCGGGGCACCACTGCTGCATGCCGCTCATGGAGCACCTCGGCCTCCCCGAGGGGACGGTGCGGGCGAGTCTCGCCCTGTACACCACCAGGCAGGAGGTGGACCTCCTCGTCGCAAGCGTGGCCGAGATCTGCCGCGGCCTCTGA
- the xerA gene encoding site-specific tyrosine recombinase/integron integrase has protein sequence MEKGYFSEWLYKFENYLRMRNYSSRTVRSYGETVRHFAHYVWVCRHTPLGESPMCDAQAFKPASLQTRAEVPTSMVTDYFTWLAEQHAYKPKTLHRMISSLSSFYSYLYAQGAVSADPMPAVERPRIKNQELKYLKHNQVMRLLRSIEDERDRLIVRLIYATGVRVSELCTIDIGDIDFDEGTIRVRGKGDKIRTVFVDDETLAEVEDYIGNKIMGPLFVGQQGKGLSPRTVQRIFQRYAPPGITPHKIRHSYASELYRRSKNLRVVQENLGHASIKTTEIYLHTDLDERQAVYRQYFPLSHDGGRD, from the coding sequence ATGGAGAAGGGTTATTTTTCGGAGTGGCTGTATAAGTTCGAAAATTACCTCCGAATGCGAAATTACTCGTCCAGGACTGTCAGAAGTTATGGAGAAACAGTCCGGCACTTCGCCCACTATGTCTGGGTCTGCCGGCACACTCCTCTGGGCGAGTCGCCCATGTGCGATGCGCAGGCCTTCAAGCCCGCCTCCCTACAGACTCGGGCGGAGGTGCCCACCTCGATGGTGACTGATTATTTCACCTGGCTTGCAGAGCAGCACGCCTATAAACCAAAAACCCTTCATCGCATGATCTCGTCGCTGTCGTCCTTCTATTCCTATCTCTATGCGCAGGGGGCAGTCTCTGCAGATCCGATGCCTGCGGTGGAACGCCCGCGGATCAAGAATCAGGAACTGAAATACCTGAAGCACAACCAGGTGATGCGTCTCCTCCGGTCGATCGAAGACGAGCGCGATCGCCTGATCGTGCGGTTGATCTACGCGACCGGCGTCCGTGTTTCCGAGCTCTGTACTATCGACATCGGCGATATTGACTTTGATGAAGGCACTATCCGGGTGCGGGGCAAGGGCGATAAGATCCGGACGGTGTTTGTGGACGACGAGACTCTTGCAGAGGTCGAGGACTATATCGGGAACAAAATCATGGGGCCTCTTTTCGTGGGCCAGCAGGGCAAGGGCCTCTCTCCGAGAACAGTCCAGCGGATTTTCCAGCGATACGCCCCTCCCGGCATCACGCCGCACAAGATCCGGCACTCCTATGCCTCTGAACTCTACCGGCGCTCGAAGAACCTCCGTGTCGTCCAGGAGAACCTCGGCCATGCCTCCATCAAGACGACCGAGATCTACCTGCACACAGATCTCGACGAGAGGCAGGCCGTGTATCGGCAGTACTTCCCGCTCTCGCATGACGGGGGGCGGGATTAA
- the mobB gene encoding molybdopterin-guanine dinucleotide biosynthesis protein B: MKIIQFVGRSNSGKTTCIEGLIRALKERGSVAAVKHLGHDRYALEEGKDTTKYAEAGADRAVGIDDVRAVTASQSPDLTAVLTDLCDAGIEYCIVEGFKTIPFPRIVIGDLESDNVVLRNPTIEETLEHLDAFEDFQTLQGVVRDLRRAYPLERAGAVLTFNGIVRELTGDERTEYLDFPAGIDTLVDDLRKEAEQTPGVIGARFYHRKGRLYAGEDITYFAILAEHRQEAFAAMAQAIDRLKQECHDRK, translated from the coding sequence ATGAAGATCATCCAGTTTGTCGGAAGGTCGAACTCCGGCAAGACGACATGTATCGAGGGACTGATCAGGGCCCTCAAAGAGAGAGGGAGCGTCGCCGCCGTCAAGCACCTCGGCCACGATCGGTACGCCCTCGAAGAAGGAAAAGACACGACAAAATATGCAGAGGCAGGCGCCGACCGCGCGGTCGGCATCGACGACGTCAGGGCCGTGACCGCCAGCCAGAGCCCCGACCTCACCGCCGTACTCACCGACCTCTGCGACGCCGGCATCGAGTACTGCATCGTCGAAGGCTTCAAGACAATTCCCTTCCCGAGAATCGTGATCGGAGATCTCGAATCCGACAACGTCGTCCTGAGAAACCCGACCATCGAGGAGACACTCGAACACCTCGACGCGTTCGAGGACTTCCAGACCCTGCAGGGCGTTGTCAGGGACCTGCGGCGCGCGTACCCGTTGGAAAGAGCGGGGGCCGTCCTCACCTTCAACGGCATCGTCAGGGAACTGACCGGCGACGAACGTACAGAGTACCTCGATTTCCCTGCCGGCATCGACACCCTCGTCGACGACCTCAGGAAGGAGGCCGAACAGACGCCCGGCGTCATCGGCGCCAGGTTCTATCACAGGAAAGGGCGGCTGTACGCCGGCGAGGACATCACCTACTTCGCCATCCTCGCCGAACACCGGCAGGAAGCCTTCGCCGCAATGGCGCAGGCGATCGACCGCCTCAAACAAGAGTGTCATGACAGAAAATGA
- a CDS encoding NUDIX hydrolase, giving the protein MTEGELPTDVRAIITDEEGRFLLLRRAEGLKKYSDLWELPGGWVRPGESLPRCLERTVFEETGLTLDVCGCSGFCESVWEGKTEVHQIWVAHPQRKEVRLAPGHTSSTWAGRDEIEMFRTVPWLTDAVGQVF; this is encoded by the coding sequence ATGACGGAAGGCGAGTTGCCGACCGATGTGCGGGCGATCATCACCGACGAGGAGGGGAGGTTCCTCCTTCTCAGGCGTGCAGAAGGGTTGAAAAAATATTCCGATCTCTGGGAACTCCCCGGAGGCTGGGTGAGGCCGGGAGAATCTCTCCCCCGGTGCCTTGAACGCACCGTCTTCGAGGAGACCGGGTTGACCCTCGACGTCTGCGGGTGCAGCGGGTTCTGTGAGTCGGTCTGGGAGGGAAAGACAGAGGTCCACCAGATCTGGGTGGCGCACCCGCAACGAAAGGAGGTCCGCCTCGCACCCGGACACACGTCATCGACCTGGGCGGGCCGAGACGAGATCGAAATGTTCCGGACGGTCCCCTGGCTGACAGATGCGGTCGGGCAGGTCTTCTGA
- a CDS encoding helix-turn-helix domain-containing protein, whose amino-acid sequence MADRGIYGVLTGDIIKSTKLKDKYGDELIAFIRNTLEDAGKNTIKPYSIFRGDSFQGITRNPENALEDAILLRLALISSKYSGNLRQEHLDARVAVGIGTVDYLPEDRPVSEGDGEAFRNSGPELDRMKNDRKKMVVKTPWAGINEEFEIYCAFLDRSFDSITPRQAEALVCLFKGLSQQEIAEKSGVSQSAISHRIKKTDYDIIKKIIARYHHKIREALNSESNSRDLKIKIDNLA is encoded by the coding sequence ATGGCCGACAGGGGGATCTACGGGGTTTTAACAGGCGATATAATCAAATCAACAAAATTAAAGGATAAATATGGCGACGAGTTGATCGCGTTTATTAGAAATACCCTCGAAGACGCAGGAAAAAACACTATAAAGCCATATTCGATTTTCAGAGGGGATTCATTCCAGGGCATAACACGAAATCCGGAAAACGCCCTTGAAGATGCAATTCTCCTGCGACTCGCCCTTATTTCGAGCAAATATTCCGGGAATCTCAGGCAGGAGCACCTCGATGCACGGGTGGCAGTAGGTATCGGCACCGTTGACTACCTCCCTGAAGACAGGCCGGTCAGTGAAGGGGACGGGGAGGCATTCAGAAACTCCGGCCCCGAACTGGACAGGATGAAGAACGACAGAAAAAAAATGGTCGTGAAAACTCCGTGGGCCGGTATCAATGAAGAGTTCGAGATCTACTGTGCCTTTCTCGATCGCTCTTTCGATTCGATTACACCCAGGCAGGCAGAGGCACTGGTCTGTCTCTTCAAAGGATTGTCACAGCAAGAGATTGCCGAGAAATCAGGAGTATCACAATCCGCAATCTCGCATCGGATCAAAAAGACCGATTACGACATCATAAAGAAGATCATAGCCAGATATCACCACAAGATCCGGGAAGCATTGAATTCAGAATCAAATTCCAGAGATCTAAAAATAAAAATCGATAACCTTGCTTGA
- a CDS encoding CBS domain-containing protein — protein sequence MQPTDIPVAAVMAEGVPTIGPATPLPEVFERFAAPGCTDLVVAGEDNRFLGFITALDLLAAVGPVVGVRSRRKTACLECLLRRDVTVAADIMTRSHITVPATATLREAMEAMERYRYPVLIVVDRDGVAVGRLEVCMIIAHLRVAGHL from the coding sequence ATGCAGCCCACCGACATCCCGGTCGCCGCGGTCATGGCAGAGGGCGTCCCCACTATCGGCCCGGCCACCCCCCTGCCCGAGGTCTTCGAGCGCTTCGCCGCACCGGGCTGCACCGACCTCGTCGTCGCCGGGGAGGACAACCGCTTCCTGGGCTTCATCACCGCTCTCGACCTCCTCGCCGCCGTCGGGCCTGTCGTCGGCGTGCGGAGCCGCCGGAAGACCGCCTGCCTGGAGTGCCTCCTCAGGCGCGACGTCACCGTGGCCGCCGACATCATGACCCGGAGCCACATCACCGTCCCGGCCACCGCCACCCTGAGGGAGGCGATGGAGGCGATGGAACGCTACCGCTACCCCGTGCTCATCGTCGTCGACAGGGACGGGGTCGCCGTCGGCAGACTCGAAGTCTGCATGATCATCGCCCACCTCAGGGTGGCCGGCCACCTGTAG
- a CDS encoding MBL fold metallo-hydrolase has translation MQIAILGAESLGARSMATVVRTADRTVLIDPGVALAPKRSGFPPHPREVEAADRVREAVLAWLPRATDIVITHFHGDHMPLADADPYQVSLSAFVPPRGCRVRVPGEEGQSGQARARRRALVQALGRPLPSAGGKDDGVVACAGPFPHGGGGGGVMIVAVREGNACFVHASDTQLLSPEAVGTVLRWRPSVVYTSGPALYLPEVTWEEVDLARAHAARIAAATRTLVIDHHPLRGEGGLRWVEDAGGILAATFMGVRPTLFEARRRDLWGRPPAGIY, from the coding sequence GTGCAGATCGCGATCCTCGGGGCCGAGTCGCTCGGCGCACGGTCGATGGCGACCGTCGTCCGGACCGCCGACCGGACGGTGCTCATCGACCCCGGCGTCGCCCTCGCCCCGAAAAGGTCGGGCTTCCCGCCCCACCCCAGGGAGGTGGAGGCTGCCGACAGGGTGAGGGAGGCGGTGCTCGCGTGGCTGCCGCGGGCGACCGACATCGTCATCACCCACTTCCATGGCGACCATATGCCCCTTGCAGACGCCGACCCGTACCAGGTCTCCCTCTCGGCATTCGTACCGCCGCGGGGGTGCCGGGTCCGGGTGCCGGGCGAGGAGGGCCAGTCAGGACAGGCGCGGGCGCGGCGCCGGGCCCTCGTGCAGGCCCTCGGCCGTCCCCTCCCCTCAGCCGGGGGGAAGGACGACGGCGTTGTCGCCTGCGCCGGCCCCTTCCCCCACGGCGGTGGAGGCGGAGGCGTGATGATCGTCGCGGTGAGGGAGGGGAACGCCTGTTTCGTTCATGCCTCCGACACGCAACTCCTCTCCCCCGAAGCGGTCGGGACAGTCCTCCGCTGGCGGCCGTCCGTGGTCTACACCTCTGGCCCGGCCCTGTACCTCCCGGAGGTCACCTGGGAGGAGGTCGACCTCGCCCGCGCCCATGCCGCCCGCATCGCCGCGGCGACCAGAACCCTCGTCATCGACCACCACCCCCTCAGGGGGGAGGGCGGCCTCCGGTGGGTCGAAGACGCCGGCGGGATATTGGCCGCCACATTCATGGGCGTCAGGCCCACCCTCTTCGAGGCGCGGCGCCGGGACCTCTGGGGGCGACCGCCCGCAGGTATTTATTGA
- a CDS encoding cation:proton antiporter has product MDPLLQVILVLVVAKVFGEIVERTGYPALIGEIGAGVLLGPSVLGLVAYGGAIEFFADIGIIALLFISGVQMNMKSFAASEKAAVSTALAGVGVPLALGILLGMAAGFSPVETLFVGIALSITSIGIAVRALIDLRRLDTPAGTTITGAAVIDDILGIVLLAVLTAVVSGSGGAAAYTVAAGAAFILGSIIIGKRLLPYILVRARQSRTHEMPYSAAIAIALLMGWLSNLAGLHYAVGAFFAGLLLGDQIRNDRELFDGLADFAFGFFVTIFFASVGLLFEAGPEVVLSPLVPPLVVVAFAGKILGGYLGALPFMASRAEALVVGIGLCPRGEITLVVAKVALIGGLITPPLFSAFMVTVIVTVVVTPALMAAACRRWLPTGGRPP; this is encoded by the coding sequence ATGGACCCCCTGCTCCAGGTGATCCTGGTCCTTGTCGTGGCGAAGGTCTTCGGGGAGATCGTCGAGAGGACGGGCTATCCGGCCCTGATCGGGGAGATCGGCGCCGGGGTCCTGCTGGGGCCGTCTGTGCTCGGCCTCGTGGCGTATGGCGGGGCCATCGAGTTTTTTGCCGATATCGGGATCATCGCGCTGCTCTTCATCAGCGGGGTCCAGATGAACATGAAGTCCTTTGCGGCCTCGGAGAAGGCGGCCGTCTCGACGGCGCTCGCGGGGGTCGGCGTGCCTCTCGCCCTCGGCATCCTCCTCGGGATGGCGGCGGGCTTTTCCCCTGTGGAGACGCTCTTTGTCGGCATCGCCCTCTCCATCACCTCGATCGGGATCGCGGTGCGGGCCCTGATCGACCTGCGGCGCCTGGACACCCCCGCCGGGACGACGATCACGGGGGCGGCGGTGATCGACGATATCCTCGGGATCGTCCTCCTCGCGGTGCTCACCGCCGTCGTCTCGGGGAGCGGCGGGGCGGCGGCGTACACGGTGGCGGCGGGGGCGGCCTTTATCCTGGGGAGCATCATTATCGGGAAGCGCCTCCTGCCGTACATTCTGGTCAGGGCGCGGCAGAGCAGGACGCACGAGATGCCGTACTCGGCGGCGATCGCCATTGCCCTGCTGATGGGCTGGCTCTCCAACCTCGCCGGTCTCCACTACGCGGTCGGGGCGTTCTTCGCGGGCCTGCTCCTCGGCGACCAGATCCGGAACGACAGGGAACTCTTCGACGGGCTTGCCGATTTCGCGTTCGGCTTTTTCGTGACGATCTTTTTTGCATCCGTCGGCCTGCTCTTCGAGGCGGGCCCGGAGGTCGTCCTCTCCCCCCTTGTCCCGCCCCTCGTCGTCGTCGCCTTTGCAGGCAAGATCCTCGGCGGCTACCTCGGGGCCCTCCCCTTTATGGCAAGCCGGGCCGAGGCCCTGGTCGTCGGCATCGGCCTCTGCCCGCGGGGGGAGATCACCCTGGTGGTGGCGAAGGTCGCCCTCATCGGCGGCCTGATCACGCCCCCCCTCTTCTCGGCCTTCATGGTGACGGTCATCGTCACGGTCGTCGTCACCCCGGCCCTGATGGCGGCCGCCTGCCGGCGGTGGCTCCCTACAGGTGGCCGGCCACCCTGA
- a CDS encoding DUF5806 family protein, whose protein sequence is MSDPADRTDEINKYRKFKKVEGSTYRRVNQFLRKHTYITAREWAIARLCADFQTTSGAEMTFVGAHLPELVPFMTEPYTPQAVNQARNAFKRKVKMAGATFFYGAMCGFFTPEELDDILFEASEVARFLMEIEGTALEIDDEIDVEDRVAEVMKNISRASSDLLKERTRRAESEEE, encoded by the coding sequence ATGAGCGATCCCGCAGACCGCACCGACGAGATCAACAAATACCGAAAGTTCAAGAAGGTCGAAGGCTCGACCTACCGGCGGGTCAACCAGTTCCTGCGCAAACACACCTACATCACCGCGCGGGAGTGGGCGATCGCCCGTCTCTGTGCCGACTTCCAGACCACAAGCGGCGCGGAGATGACCTTCGTCGGTGCGCACCTGCCGGAACTCGTCCCCTTCATGACCGAGCCCTACACCCCGCAGGCGGTGAACCAGGCCCGCAACGCCTTCAAGAGAAAGGTGAAGATGGCCGGGGCCACCTTCTTCTACGGTGCGATGTGCGGGTTCTTCACACCCGAAGAACTCGACGACATCCTCTTCGAGGCAAGCGAGGTGGCCCGCTTCCTCATGGAGATCGAGGGCACGGCCCTGGAGATCGACGACGAGATCGATGTCGAGGACAGAGTCGCCGAAGTCATGAAAAACATATCCCGTGCATCGTCCGACCTTCTCAAGGAACGGACCAGACGGGCAGAGAGCGAGGAGGAATAA
- a CDS encoding type II toxin-antitoxin system HicB family antitoxin: MYRYLIVIEKTEGNYSAHSPDLPGCVATGKTREEAEEKMQVAIEMHVRGLIEDGLPVPEPQSSASYVSVQ, from the coding sequence ATGTATCGATATCTCATCGTTATCGAAAAGACGGAAGGGAACTATTCGGCACATTCTCCCGACCTGCCGGGGTGCGTGGCGACAGGGAAGACGCGGGAGGAGGCGGAGGAGAAGATGCAGGTCGCCATTGAGATGCATGTCAGGGGACTGATCGAAGACGGTCTCCCGGTGCCCGAGCCGCAGTCCTCCGCGTCCTATGTGAGTGTGCAATAA